The proteins below are encoded in one region of Holophagaceae bacterium:
- a CDS encoding TonB-dependent receptor, whose product MTYRHIRISGLIAVLIAAPLAAQQTSGAVRGQVKAKKGGVIASAALVLRSASTGFSRTVTSDAQGNYQFSLMPVGVYELSITAPGMRTLKNSAVQVGLGQTTTLNFTMDSAEASTTVEVVAVSANLDTQQVSTNTAVDEKLVESIPLNGRDFTNLVNLTPGTAYDPAENRVSVEGARGIQNNLTIDGASYNSNFFGEQRGSTRIPFAFGADTIKELQIITNAFDAQYGNAAGAVINAVSKTGSNEFGGSALLQVRPKSLVAKIRPVPYDPRGTTNTEQAQTKNFSQSQFNVNVGGAIIKDKLFYFVGVETFRYKEDFTPDFAISSTGGNSLTYFTPFIATFGNLVMGNDGRTLAQEGGRPYTNDKNNTVYFGRLDWSINENHRASLRVNAQDWKSENGTTSFSSTFAPSTGQTSQGLEKNSGLSWVLELNSILGTNLINEARIQRAIERRPRFANTTAAPEFQINSGFNAGQNNFLPNGLDEYSWQFIDNLTWTKDDWTVKGGVDLQLFDFKNTFFRYQNGSFQFGNYQTASKWASHSLAIGDTLTYAGAYSDFGGSIAYKSQLLAGYVQAQYQGLLDRRLMLSLGLRVTHEGQPDNPRPNVQFNGLDQANSSTSVDPRIGFTYDLKGNGKTLLRGGYGLFSSPNPSLTVSNTMNSNGNTTSTYFIANRNNSANNVRFNTGELSYAQRVTGNRLSALNPSLLAGLGSASRNGQVWDPDNKMTVAKRAALGMDHSYNNGLTVGIQGVYAKFENLQYFVNINLAQRTGPLGTDPVAAGAFYNDGYSLPFNSFSNSSSSRPGKAVVRGHLLNFTNFGDVFLSSNNGEGTYRALILTASKRTESGWGFTTNVTWSRAEDNNSNERVTASAGASSSTNNPANPLATISRSDNDRPFRFVFAGYFPVYLGIKGALNFSYNSGSTYSSVDNNDTNGDGGFNDYLAGTERNGFRQPHVKQMDLRLTRNFEITKRFQVETFIDVFNVFNWANQRTNITTRQPTTDFGFINLPDRNTREMQLGVRARF is encoded by the coding sequence ATGACTTACAGGCACATCCGCATTTCCGGACTCATCGCCGTGCTCATCGCGGCGCCCTTGGCGGCCCAGCAGACTTCTGGCGCCGTGCGCGGCCAGGTGAAAGCCAAGAAGGGCGGCGTCATCGCCAGCGCCGCGCTCGTGCTGCGCAGCGCCAGCACCGGCTTCAGCCGGACCGTCACCTCGGATGCCCAGGGCAACTACCAGTTCAGCCTGATGCCTGTGGGTGTCTACGAGCTGTCCATCACGGCGCCGGGCATGCGCACGCTGAAGAATTCCGCGGTGCAGGTGGGCCTCGGCCAGACCACTACCCTGAACTTCACCATGGATTCCGCCGAAGCCTCCACCACCGTGGAAGTGGTCGCGGTCTCGGCAAACCTGGACACACAGCAGGTCAGCACCAACACCGCGGTCGACGAAAAGCTGGTGGAGAGCATTCCTTTGAATGGCCGGGACTTCACCAACCTGGTGAACCTGACGCCTGGCACGGCCTACGACCCGGCGGAAAACCGTGTCTCAGTCGAGGGCGCCCGCGGCATCCAGAACAATCTGACCATTGACGGCGCCAGCTACAACTCCAACTTCTTCGGCGAGCAGCGGGGCTCCACCCGCATCCCCTTCGCCTTCGGCGCCGATACCATCAAGGAACTGCAGATCATCACCAACGCCTTCGATGCTCAGTACGGCAACGCGGCAGGCGCAGTGATCAACGCGGTCTCCAAGACCGGCAGCAATGAATTCGGGGGTTCGGCGCTCCTCCAGGTGCGTCCCAAGTCCCTGGTGGCCAAGATCCGGCCGGTTCCCTATGATCCGCGTGGCACCACCAATACCGAACAGGCCCAGACCAAGAACTTCAGCCAGTCCCAGTTCAATGTGAACGTGGGCGGCGCGATCATCAAGGACAAGCTGTTCTACTTTGTCGGTGTGGAAACGTTCAGGTACAAGGAGGACTTCACGCCTGATTTCGCGATCAGTTCCACCGGCGGCAACAGCCTCACCTATTTCACGCCGTTCATCGCGACTTTTGGAAATCTCGTCATGGGCAATGATGGCCGCACCCTTGCGCAGGAGGGGGGCCGCCCCTATACCAACGACAAGAACAACACGGTCTATTTCGGCCGCCTGGATTGGAGCATCAACGAAAACCACCGAGCCTCATTGCGGGTGAATGCCCAGGACTGGAAGTCCGAGAACGGCACCACATCTTTCTCCAGCACCTTCGCTCCCAGCACAGGCCAGACCAGCCAGGGATTGGAAAAGAACAGCGGTCTTTCCTGGGTACTGGAGCTCAACAGCATTCTCGGAACCAACCTGATCAACGAAGCCCGCATCCAACGGGCCATCGAGCGCCGTCCCCGCTTTGCGAACACCACGGCCGCACCCGAGTTCCAGATAAACAGCGGCTTCAATGCTGGCCAGAACAACTTCCTGCCCAACGGCCTGGACGAATATAGCTGGCAGTTCATCGACAACCTTACCTGGACCAAGGATGACTGGACGGTCAAGGGCGGTGTGGACCTCCAGCTCTTCGATTTCAAGAACACCTTCTTCCGCTACCAGAATGGATCCTTCCAGTTCGGGAACTATCAAACCGCCAGCAAGTGGGCTAGCCACTCCCTCGCCATCGGGGACACTCTGACTTATGCCGGTGCCTATAGCGATTTCGGGGGATCCATCGCTTACAAATCCCAGCTCTTGGCTGGTTATGTGCAGGCGCAATACCAGGGTCTGCTGGACCGGCGGCTGATGTTGAGCCTGGGCCTCCGGGTCACCCATGAGGGACAGCCGGACAACCCAAGGCCCAATGTGCAATTCAACGGCCTGGACCAGGCCAACAGCAGCACCTCCGTCGATCCCCGCATCGGGTTCACCTACGACCTGAAGGGCAATGGGAAGACCCTTCTTCGAGGAGGCTATGGCTTGTTCTCCAGCCCGAACCCGAGCCTGACCGTATCAAACACGATGAACAGCAATGGCAACACGACCTCCACCTACTTCATTGCGAACAGAAACAACTCCGCGAACAATGTTCGATTCAATACCGGAGAACTTTCCTACGCCCAGCGCGTGACGGGCAACAGGTTGAGCGCCTTGAACCCCTCGCTCCTGGCGGGCCTTGGGTCAGCGAGCCGCAATGGGCAGGTCTGGGATCCTGATAATAAGATGACCGTGGCGAAGCGCGCAGCTTTGGGGATGGACCATTCGTACAACAACGGACTGACCGTGGGCATTCAAGGCGTCTACGCCAAGTTCGAGAACCTCCAATATTTTGTGAACATCAATCTCGCCCAACGGACTGGACCCCTCGGCACGGATCCTGTTGCGGCGGGGGCCTTCTACAACGACGGATACTCTCTCCCCTTCAATTCATTCTCGAATTCGTCGTCATCCCGTCCAGGGAAGGCGGTCGTCCGCGGCCACCTGCTGAATTTCACGAATTTCGGCGATGTCTTCCTGAGCAGCAACAATGGCGAGGGCACCTATAGGGCCTTGATCCTGACCGCCTCCAAGCGCACGGAAAGCGGTTGGGGGTTCACCACCAACGTCACCTGGTCCAGGGCCGAGGACAACAATTCCAATGAGCGTGTCACTGCCAGCGCTGGCGCCAGTTCGAGCACGAACAATCCTGCCAATCCGTTGGCCACCATTTCGCGCAGCGACAATGATCGCCCATTCCGGTTTGTATTCGCCGGGTATTTCCCGGTGTACCTGGGCATCAAAGGCGCCCTGAACTTCAGCTATAACTCCGGCAGCACCTACAGCTCCGTTGACAATAACGACACCAATGGGGACGGAGGATTCAACGATTACCTGGCCGGCACGGAACGCAATGGATTCCGCCAGCCCCACGTCAAACAGATGGATTTGCGCCTGACCCGCAATTTCGAGATCACCAAGCGGTTCCAGGTGGAAACCTTCATCGACGTGTTCAATGTGTTCAATTGGGCGAATCAGCGAACCAACATCACAACCCGCCAGCCCACAACAGATTTCGGCTTCATCAATCTGCCTGACCGCAACACCCGAGAAATGCAGCTTGGCGTCCGCGCCCGGTTCTAG
- a CDS encoding carboxypeptidase regulatory-like domain-containing protein: MTSRHIRISGLIAVLIAAPLASPLAAQGVSAQLSGTVRSASDQALAGATVVIRNVETGFVRTVQTDATGRYVATALPVGPYSVSVTKAGFHAASNIKVNLNLGDAAPLNIKLAPESSTTVEVVAVATQVDTDRSAAVTLFTPESLNTLPVKGRGFLDFALLSPQVTISSERGNIAIGGQRGINTSINVDGGDYNDAFFGGTNGGAEGKTPFTVSIEAVREFQVITDGASAEFGRMGGGYLNAITKSGTNAVSGSIFYYNRPQSLVAKDHQTGKEVSDFKTIQYGGSVGGPIIKDKLFYFVAFDTQKESRPADFFWHNTSFDFNNPAALNPTTYPNDAALVARDGKYETKADSLTIFARLDWFVNADHSIQFRINRSTFNGNTNAGVTNSFSNVSTDDIKTLQLVGQWNWTIGGNWLNEFRVNLVKEELPRIPNSTSAQVTINSVGTYGKYPFTREFETTRTQISESLTYVTPTMQIKGGIDYNGTKIAEVFAPFTEGGYTFSNTVANGGNPARTALENFRLGRWSSFTQNFGLNGLTGYQAGDLQTTEKELAIFLQSDWRLNDSLKVGLGLRWDRQEHADISILDYSDPLSAAPPLSAKIPTDSQISPRLSFTWTPARDNGNTVVRGSLGSYVSRTPSVFIYQAFTQNTKRIGAYTLTAIGGNGAESASTIAAAAAGGVLFGAGFNAQNPAILSGVPTAGGTKPDIFTFAQDFKNPKTDRLNLGVERAFSFGWVFGLSGALAHTKNLERYNDINLGTPTLNAQGRLVYPSTRPNTNFRRMAVYASDAESKYSALTFSAKYNKENSPLQAQIFYTWAMDRDNDSNERNFSSSAIQDFKRLNDDYGYSVNDRRHVVTGYLSYLEKNWTGIQFGLNLRYLGARAYNPTLGDRNNDSFFNDRLIGTERNAFRETAQTVADLKISRDWTFARKVKFTVSGEVFNIFNHTARFDRVSLSGTDAAVTTTLTKTAISSPRQVQLGVRLAF, from the coding sequence ATGACATCCAGGCACATCCGCATTTCCGGACTCATCGCCGTGCTCATCGCGGCGCCCCTCGCAAGCCCCTTGGCGGCTCAGGGCGTTTCCGCCCAGCTCTCGGGCACCGTCAGATCCGCATCGGACCAGGCTCTGGCCGGCGCCACAGTGGTGATCCGAAACGTGGAAACTGGTTTCGTGCGCACAGTCCAGACCGATGCCACCGGCCGCTACGTGGCCACCGCCCTGCCTGTGGGCCCCTACAGCGTCAGCGTCACCAAGGCCGGATTCCATGCCGCCTCGAACATCAAGGTCAACCTGAACCTGGGCGATGCCGCACCCTTGAACATCAAGCTAGCTCCCGAGAGCAGCACCACCGTTGAAGTGGTGGCTGTCGCCACGCAGGTCGACACCGATCGCTCGGCTGCTGTGACCCTCTTCACGCCGGAATCCCTCAACACGCTGCCCGTGAAGGGAAGGGGATTCTTGGACTTCGCCCTCCTGTCTCCGCAGGTGACGATTTCCTCCGAACGGGGAAACATCGCCATTGGCGGCCAGCGTGGCATCAATACCTCCATCAATGTGGACGGAGGCGACTATAATGATGCGTTTTTCGGCGGAACCAACGGCGGCGCTGAGGGCAAGACGCCATTCACGGTATCCATCGAAGCAGTGCGTGAGTTCCAGGTCATCACCGACGGCGCCAGTGCGGAATTCGGCCGCATGGGCGGTGGTTATCTGAATGCCATCACGAAATCCGGCACCAATGCGGTCTCGGGATCCATTTTTTATTACAATCGCCCCCAAAGCCTCGTTGCGAAGGATCACCAGACCGGCAAGGAGGTTTCCGACTTCAAGACCATTCAATATGGCGGCTCCGTGGGCGGCCCTATCATCAAGGACAAACTGTTCTACTTCGTAGCATTCGATACCCAGAAGGAATCCCGGCCTGCAGATTTTTTCTGGCACAACACCTCTTTTGATTTCAACAATCCCGCCGCCCTCAATCCCACAACGTACCCGAACGATGCCGCCTTGGTCGCGCGGGATGGCAAATACGAGACGAAGGCCGATTCACTGACGATCTTCGCGCGTTTGGACTGGTTCGTGAATGCGGACCACAGCATCCAATTCCGAATCAATCGCTCCACCTTCAATGGCAACACGAACGCTGGAGTGACCAATTCGTTCAGCAACGTGTCGACAGACGATATCAAGACCCTTCAGCTCGTCGGCCAGTGGAATTGGACCATCGGCGGGAATTGGCTGAATGAGTTCCGCGTCAATCTCGTCAAGGAAGAGCTGCCTAGGATCCCGAATTCAACCTCCGCGCAAGTGACGATCAACAGCGTTGGCACGTATGGGAAATATCCCTTCACCCGCGAATTCGAAACCACCCGGACCCAGATTTCGGAAAGCTTGACCTACGTGACGCCGACGATGCAGATCAAGGGAGGCATCGACTACAACGGGACCAAGATCGCGGAAGTCTTCGCACCCTTCACCGAGGGCGGCTACACCTTCTCCAACACTGTGGCCAACGGCGGCAACCCAGCCCGGACCGCCTTGGAGAACTTCCGCCTCGGCCGCTGGTCCAGCTTCACCCAGAATTTCGGCTTGAATGGCCTTACCGGATACCAGGCCGGAGACCTACAAACCACCGAAAAAGAGCTGGCGATTTTCCTTCAATCCGATTGGCGCCTCAACGATAGCTTGAAGGTAGGTCTAGGGCTGCGATGGGACCGCCAGGAGCATGCCGACATCTCCATACTCGACTACAGCGACCCGCTCAGCGCCGCTCCTCCGCTCAGCGCGAAAATCCCGACCGACTCCCAGATTTCCCCCAGGCTCAGCTTCACCTGGACCCCTGCGCGCGACAACGGCAACACGGTGGTGCGCGGCAGCCTTGGTTCCTATGTCAGCCGGACGCCCTCGGTATTCATCTATCAAGCCTTCACGCAGAACACGAAACGAATCGGAGCGTACACCCTCACCGCCATCGGCGGGAACGGCGCGGAAAGCGCGTCCACCATCGCTGCCGCTGCGGCTGGGGGCGTGCTCTTCGGTGCCGGGTTCAACGCCCAGAATCCGGCCATCCTTTCGGGTGTTCCCACCGCGGGTGGCACGAAGCCCGATATCTTCACCTTCGCCCAGGATTTTAAAAATCCGAAAACCGATCGCCTGAATCTCGGGGTTGAACGGGCCTTCTCGTTCGGCTGGGTCTTTGGCCTAAGCGGCGCCCTCGCCCATACGAAAAACCTGGAACGCTACAACGACATCAACCTGGGAACCCCAACGTTGAATGCGCAGGGTCGCCTGGTCTATCCCTCGACGCGGCCCAATACGAATTTCCGCCGGATGGCCGTCTATGCCTCGGATGCCGAAAGCAAATACAGCGCCCTGACCTTCAGCGCCAAATACAACAAGGAAAACAGCCCCCTCCAGGCCCAAATTTTCTACACATGGGCCATGGACCGGGACAATGACTCCAATGAACGGAATTTTTCCAGCTCCGCCATCCAGGACTTCAAACGGCTAAATGATGACTACGGCTACAGCGTGAATGACCGGCGCCATGTCGTCACGGGATACCTGAGCTATCTGGAAAAAAATTGGACCGGGATTCAGTTCGGATTGAACCTACGTTACCTAGGCGCGAGGGCCTACAATCCCACCCTTGGGGACCGCAATAACGACAGCTTCTTCAATGATCGTCTGATCGGCACCGAACGGAATGCCTTCCGTGAAACCGCGCAAACAGTCGCAGACCTCAAAATCAGCCGGGATTGGACGTTCGCGAGAAAAGTGAAATTCACTGTTTCTGGCGAAGTTTTCAACATCTTCAATCACACCGCGAGATTTGACCGCGTGAGCCTCTCGGGAACGGACGCAGCGGTCACCACCACCTTGACCAAGACCGCCATTTCCTCGCCACGGCAGGTTCAATTGGGTGTTCGTCTGGCCTTCTAA
- a CDS encoding enoyl-CoA hydratase/isomerase family protein — MSVITVETADRIAWLTINRPEKLNALNTEVLKELDSAFAGLEHDAAVGVVVITGSGEKAFVAGADIAELKDLDSSSARRQSLAGQAVFERIERMPKPVIAMVNGFALGGGCELALACHVRVASDNARFGLPEVSLGIIPGYGGTQRLPRLVGKGVALDMILSAEMVNAADALRMGLVSRVFPQAELKAGTEKLAKTMLTRGPLAQAHALTAVHQGLEMPQEQGLEFEAALFGLLAASEDMGEGMGAFLEKRPAQFKGR; from the coding sequence ATGTCCGTCATCACCGTCGAAACCGCCGACCGCATCGCCTGGCTGACCATCAACCGGCCCGAGAAGCTCAACGCCTTGAACACCGAGGTGCTGAAGGAACTGGATTCGGCCTTCGCGGGGCTGGAACACGACGCGGCGGTGGGTGTGGTCGTCATCACCGGCTCAGGAGAGAAGGCCTTCGTGGCGGGCGCCGACATCGCCGAACTGAAGGATCTGGACAGTTCCAGCGCGCGGCGCCAGAGCCTGGCCGGGCAAGCCGTGTTCGAGCGCATCGAGCGCATGCCCAAGCCCGTGATCGCCATGGTCAATGGATTCGCGCTGGGCGGCGGCTGCGAGCTGGCCCTCGCCTGCCATGTAAGGGTGGCTTCGGACAACGCGAGATTCGGCCTCCCCGAAGTGTCCCTGGGCATCATCCCGGGCTACGGCGGAACCCAGCGCCTGCCCCGCCTGGTGGGCAAGGGCGTGGCCTTGGACATGATCCTGAGCGCTGAAATGGTGAACGCCGCGGACGCCCTGCGCATGGGCCTGGTGAGCCGCGTGTTCCCCCAGGCCGAGCTGAAAGCCGGCACCGAGAAACTGGCCAAGACCATGCTCACCCGCGGCCCTCTTGCCCAGGCCCATGCCTTGACCGCCGTGCACCAGGGCCTGGAAATGCCCCAGGAACAAGGCCTGGAGTTCGAGGCCGCGCTTTTCGGCTTGCTGGCCGCCAGCGAGGACATGGGGGAAGGCATGGGCGCCTTCCTGGAGAAGCGCCCGGCGCAATTCAAGGGCCGGTGA
- a CDS encoding dienelactone hydrolase family protein → MHPAKGQWINLSVSDGTSMRAFVARPRDAATAPGLLVLQEIFGVNGHIREICERFAMEGFTAMAPELFHRTAPGFITSYDDYAPGREEAAKMTLPGLEDDFLAVGDWFAADAQTASRKLGSIGFCMGGRMSFLAATTLPLACSASFYGGNMPQHLDRLDRLNSHLLLVWGGQDASIPSDQRKTLEDALLDAKKSYLSVCFENAGHGFFATSAAASTPRPPIWPGPWPWISCGSTWIRMRGSRAGGMGSQLSAVGHQLIWRRLRRAMSKVAASGRIPMKLIAQGS, encoded by the coding sequence ATGCATCCTGCCAAAGGTCAATGGATCAACCTGTCCGTGAGCGATGGCACATCCATGAGGGCCTTTGTGGCGCGCCCCAGGGACGCGGCCACGGCCCCGGGCCTGCTGGTCCTGCAGGAGATCTTCGGGGTGAACGGCCATATCCGGGAAATCTGCGAACGCTTCGCCATGGAGGGATTCACGGCCATGGCGCCGGAACTTTTCCATCGCACCGCGCCGGGGTTCATCACCTCCTACGATGACTACGCCCCTGGGCGCGAGGAAGCCGCGAAGATGACCCTTCCAGGCCTTGAAGATGATTTCCTTGCGGTCGGGGACTGGTTCGCAGCGGATGCCCAGACCGCCTCGCGGAAGCTCGGCAGCATCGGATTCTGCATGGGGGGACGCATGAGCTTCCTGGCGGCCACCACGTTGCCCCTGGCCTGCTCGGCGAGCTTCTACGGCGGCAACATGCCCCAGCACCTGGACCGCCTGGACCGCCTCAACAGCCACCTGCTGCTGGTGTGGGGAGGCCAGGACGCATCGATCCCCAGCGACCAGCGGAAGACCCTGGAAGACGCCCTTCTGGATGCCAAGAAGAGCTACCTGAGCGTTTGTTTCGAAAATGCAGGCCACGGCTTCTTTGCGACCAGCGCAGCAGCTTCCACTCCGAGGCCGCCCATCTGGCCTGGCCCCTGGCCCTGGATTTCCTGCGGAAGTACCTGGATCCGGATGCGAGGAAGTAGGGCTGGGGGTATGGGCTCTCAGCTTTCGGCCGTCGGCCATCAGCTGATCTGGAGGCGCCTCCGGCGCGCCATGAGTAAAGTCGCGGCCTCCGGCCGCATCCCTATGAAGCTCATAGCTCAAGGCTCATAG
- the nadC gene encoding carboxylating nicotinate-nucleotide diphosphorylase produces the protein MLAGGLGHQDWTSGSVRDRPMRGAIKAKSLLVLAGLPMATEVLRIVDERVKATPWQEDGSIVQPGSVVLALEGPSRSILMAERVMLNLLQRLSGTATLTGMFVEMIEGTGAKILDTRKTTPGLKLLEKYAVRCGGGFNHRLTLGDGVLLKENHIAAADSLRDAVEAARRLSPSLVRIEVEVERLEQLAQCLELPEVDGVLLDNMDLEALRAAVQMRNASGRRLFLEASGNITIERAREVAETGVDFLSVGALTHSAPAADLSLRLEA, from the coding sequence ATTCTTGCGGGAGGACTGGGGCACCAGGATTGGACTTCGGGTTCCGTGCGGGACCGGCCCATGCGCGGAGCCATCAAGGCCAAGTCGCTGCTGGTGTTGGCAGGCCTGCCCATGGCCACGGAAGTCCTCCGCATCGTCGATGAGCGCGTGAAGGCCACGCCCTGGCAGGAGGACGGCAGCATCGTGCAGCCCGGGAGTGTCGTCCTCGCCCTTGAGGGTCCGAGCCGTTCGATCCTGATGGCCGAACGGGTGATGCTCAACCTGCTCCAACGCCTGTCGGGCACCGCCACCCTCACGGGGATGTTCGTGGAGATGATCGAGGGGACCGGCGCGAAGATCCTCGATACCCGCAAGACGACGCCAGGCCTGAAGCTTCTGGAAAAGTACGCGGTCCGCTGCGGCGGGGGCTTCAACCACCGCCTCACCCTGGGCGATGGCGTGCTGCTGAAGGAAAACCATATCGCCGCCGCCGACAGCCTGCGGGACGCAGTGGAAGCCGCCCGCCGCCTGAGCCCCAGCCTCGTCCGCATCGAGGTCGAGGTCGAGCGGCTGGAGCAGCTCGCCCAGTGCCTGGAATTGCCGGAGGTGGATGGCGTGCTGCTCGACAACATGGATCTGGAAGCCCTGCGCGCCGCCGTGCAGATGCGCAATGCCTCCGGCCGCCGCCTGTTCTTGGAAGCCAGCGGCAACATCACCATTGAACGCGCCCGGGAAGTCGCCGAGACCGGCGTGGATTTCCTGAGCGTCGGCGCCCTCACCCACAGCGCCCCCGCTGCGGATCTCAGCCTGAGGCTGGAGGCCTGA
- a CDS encoding universal stress protein, with protein sequence MFQSVLVGVDFSEASRQALNRARSLAERLGAPLTALHVLQLPPPLLPEVQLPLPDPDWTQDMERRAGEQLEKWIEGFPNAQAMIRWGNPAEELVAAADPESLLVVAQVGHSTWERLLFGSTAARVVRHAPCDVLVVRAEQKRKP encoded by the coding sequence ATGTTCCAGTCGGTGCTCGTGGGTGTGGATTTTTCGGAGGCTTCCCGCCAGGCCCTGAACCGGGCCCGGTCCCTGGCAGAAAGACTGGGGGCGCCCTTGACCGCTTTGCATGTCCTGCAGCTTCCTCCGCCGCTGCTGCCGGAAGTCCAGCTGCCCCTGCCCGACCCGGACTGGACCCAGGATATGGAACGCCGGGCAGGAGAGCAGTTGGAGAAGTGGATCGAAGGGTTTCCGAATGCCCAGGCCATGATCCGCTGGGGGAACCCGGCCGAGGAGTTGGTCGCCGCCGCGGATCCGGAATCCCTGCTGGTGGTGGCCCAGGTGGGCCATTCGACTTGGGAGCGCCTGCTGTTCGGCAGCACCGCCGCGCGGGTGGTGCGGCACGCGCCCTGCGATGTGCTGGTGGTGCGCGCGGAACAAAAGCGGAAACCCTGA
- a CDS encoding pirin family protein: MLTLRRSGDRGHFDFGWLDTRHTFSFGEYFDPAHHQFHALRVINEDRVTPGAGFGTHGHKDMEILTWVLEGALEHQDSLGTKGIIRPGEAQIMSAGTGIRHSEFNSSKSESVHFLQIWVLPEAKDLSPRYDQVAFPDERFRNTWGLLASRDGAEGSVVVFQDLKVHVSRLDAGVQLVRDLDPGRVGWLHVAKGSVLANGQTLKAGDALALESESKLVVEADDSNEILFFDLE; this comes from the coding sequence ATGCTGACCTTGCGAAGATCCGGAGACCGGGGGCATTTCGATTTCGGCTGGCTGGATACGCGCCATACCTTTTCCTTCGGCGAGTATTTCGACCCTGCCCATCATCAGTTCCACGCCCTGCGGGTGATCAACGAGGACCGGGTCACGCCGGGGGCGGGCTTCGGGACCCACGGCCACAAGGACATGGAGATCCTCACCTGGGTGCTGGAGGGCGCCCTGGAGCACCAGGATTCCCTGGGCACCAAGGGCATCATCCGACCCGGCGAGGCCCAGATCATGAGCGCGGGCACCGGCATCCGCCACAGCGAATTCAATTCCTCCAAGTCCGAGTCTGTTCATTTTCTGCAGATCTGGGTGCTGCCCGAAGCCAAGGACCTGAGTCCGCGCTACGACCAGGTGGCCTTTCCCGACGAACGCTTCCGCAACACCTGGGGCCTCCTGGCCAGCCGGGATGGGGCGGAGGGTTCGGTGGTGGTGTTCCAGGATCTGAAAGTCCATGTGTCCCGTCTGGATGCCGGGGTGCAGCTCGTCCGCGACCTGGATCCCGGGCGGGTTGGCTGGCTGCACGTGGCCAAGGGTTCGGTCCTGGCCAACGGGCAAACCCTGAAAGCTGGTGATGCCCTGGCCCTGGAATCCGAATCCAAGTTGGTGGTGGAAGCCGATGACAGCAATGAAATCCTCTTTTTCGATCTGGAGTGA
- a CDS encoding pirin family protein produces MKMREVKTLIHGQPTTDGNKVPLVRLLPGAGMRGSEAFQLMDPFLLMDHFGPMVLSPGTDAGFPPHPHRGFQTLTYMMQGAFRHRDSTGGQGLLEPGGAQLMNAGSGIVHEEMPVPEHLETGGPIEGVQLWINLPKSEKGSQPGYTDLHAAMMPWQAFEGGRLRALAGEWLGRTGPAETPAKIAYAHIELEAGSRFEHSIPGGFLAAVALLHGDVVVSGQNLRPDDVAVFGEKGEAIRVESAQGASLMVLAGLPLKEPIAHYGPFVMNTPEEIQQAFDDYQSGKMGFLG; encoded by the coding sequence ATGAAGATGCGAGAGGTGAAGACCCTGATCCACGGCCAGCCCACCACGGATGGCAACAAGGTGCCCTTGGTGCGGCTGCTGCCCGGGGCGGGCATGCGGGGCAGCGAGGCCTTCCAGTTGATGGACCCCTTCCTGCTCATGGACCACTTCGGCCCCATGGTGCTGAGCCCCGGCACGGACGCGGGGTTTCCGCCCCATCCCCACCGTGGCTTCCAGACGCTCACCTACATGATGCAGGGGGCCTTCCGCCACCGCGACAGCACCGGCGGGCAGGGCCTCCTGGAACCGGGCGGCGCCCAGTTGATGAACGCAGGCAGCGGCATCGTGCATGAGGAGATGCCCGTGCCCGAGCATCTGGAGACCGGCGGTCCCATCGAAGGCGTCCAACTATGGATCAATCTGCCGAAATCCGAGAAGGGCAGCCAGCCCGGCTATACGGACCTGCACGCCGCCATGATGCCTTGGCAAGCCTTCGAAGGCGGCCGCCTGCGCGCACTGGCGGGCGAGTGGCTGGGCCGCACAGGTCCCGCGGAGACCCCGGCAAAGATCGCCTACGCCCACATCGAGCTGGAGGCCGGAAGCCGTTTCGAGCACTCGATTCCTGGAGGATTCCTGGCCGCGGTGGCGCTGCTCCACGGAGATGTTGTGGTATCAGGACAGAATCTCCGCCCGGATGATGTGGCTGTGTTCGGCGAAAAGGGCGAGGCCATCCGCGTGGAGAGCGCGCAGGGCGCAAGCCTGATGGTGCTCGCGGGGCTTCCCCTCAAGGAGCCCATCGCCCATTACGGGCCCTTCGTCATGAATACGCCTGAGGAAATCCAGCAGGCCTTCGATGACTACCAATCGGGCAAGATGGGGTTCCTGGGCTGA